In Dasypus novemcinctus isolate mDasNov1 chromosome 10, mDasNov1.1.hap2, whole genome shotgun sequence, one DNA window encodes the following:
- the LOC101422497 gene encoding olfactory receptor 5J3-like, whose protein sequence is MAENNFTVVTEFILLGLTDHAELKIVLFVLFLVIYFITLVGNLGMIFLIQVTPKLHIPMYFFLSCLSFVDACYSSVIAPKMLINFFAVRETISFSACIVQHLFFGVFITTEGFLLSVMAYDRYVAIVNPFLYTALMSKRKCVVLVIGSYTGGMINSLTHTVSLERLSFCGPNVVSHFFCDIPSLLKLSCSDTSTNELLLLSFSGVIAMATFLIVIISYMCIGFAILRICSATGRQKAFSTCASHLTAVIIFYGTLSFNYIQPSSQYSVEQEKVVSVFYTLVIPMLNPLIYSLRNKDVKDAIKRALEMKHFSCKFQVTVDPIAFCQSTFQLVTFT, encoded by the coding sequence ATGGCTGAAAATAATTTCACAGTTGTCACTGAGTTTATTCTTTTGGGTTTGACAGACCATGCTGAACTGAAAATTGTGCTCTTTGTGCTGTTCTTGGTGATTTATTTCATTACCTTGGTGGGGAATCTGGGCATGATCTTCTTAATCCAAGTCACTCCCAAGCTCCACAtacccatgtattttttcctcagcTGTCTGTCATTTGTAGATGCCTGCTATTCATCAGTCATTGCACCCAAAATGCTGATCAACTTCTTTGCTGTGAGAGAAACCATCTCATTCTCTGCCTGCATAGTTCAGCATTTGTTTTTTGGAGTGTTCATCACCACAGAAGGCTTCTTGCTGTCAGTGATGGcatatgaccgctatgtggccattgTGAACCCTTTTCTTTACACTGCACTTATGTCCAAGAGAAAGTGTGTAGTGCTGGTCATTGGGTCATACACAGGTGGAATGATTAACTCCTTGACCCACACAGTAAGCTTGGAGAGACTGTCCTTCTGTGGACCGAATGTTGTCAGCCACTTCTTTTGTGATATTCCATCTCTGCTAAAGTTGTCATGTTCTGATACCTCCACAAATGAACTGTTGCTGTTAAGCTTCTCTGGGGTCATTGCCATGGCCACCTTCCTGATTGTGATCATATCGTACATGTGCATTGGTTTTGCTATTCTGAGGATCTGCTCAGCAACAGGCAGACAAAAAGCCTTCTCCACTTGTGCTTCACACCTGACTGCTGTGATCATATTCTATGGTACCCTAAGTTTTAATTACATTCAACCAAGTTCCCAGTATTCTGTAGAACAGGAGAAGGTGGTGTCTGTTTTCTATACACTGGTGATTCCCATGTTAAATCCCTTGATTTACAGTTTGAGaaacaaagatgtaaaggatGCTATTAAAAGGGCCTTGGAAATGAAGCATTTCTCTTGTAAATTCCAAGTCACTGTTGACCCTATTGCATTCTGCCAATCAACCTTCCAGTTAGTAACATTCACATGA
- the OR5J2 gene encoding olfactory receptor 5J2, translated as MTEENFTVVTEFILLGLTDLAELKVVLFVLFLVIYFITLVGNLGMIFLIRVTPKLHTPMYYFLSCLSFVDAWYSSAIAPKMLINLLAVQGTISFPACMVQHLCFGVFVTTEGFLLSVMAYDHYVAIVNPLLYTAVMSKIKCVVLVIGSWVCGIINSLVHTISLSRLSFCGPNAVSHFFCDIPSLLKLSCSDTSMNELLLLTFSGVIAMATFLIVIISYMFIVVAILRIHSAAGRQKAFSTCASHLTAVTIFYGTLSFSYIQPSSQYSVEQEKVVSVFYTLVIPMLNSLIYSLRNKDVKDAVKKATEMKHFFC; from the coding sequence ATGACTGAAGAGAATTTCACGGTTGTTACTGAGTTTATACTTTTGGGATTGACAGACCTTGCTGAACTCAAAGTTGTGCTTTTTGTGTTGTTCTTGGTGATTTATTTCATTACCTTGGTGGGGAATCTGGGCATGATTTTCTTAATCCGGGTCACTCCCAagctccacacacccatgtattaTTTCCTCAGCTGCCTATCATTTGTAGATGCCTGGTATTCATCTGCAATTGCACCCAAAATGCTGATCAACCTCCTGGCTGTCCAGGGAACCATCTCTTTCCCTGCCTGCATGGTGCAGCATTTGTGTTTTGGGGTATTTGTCACCACAGAAGGTTTCTTGCTGTCAGTAATGGCATATGACCACTATGTGGCCATTGTGAATCCTTTGCTTTACACTGCAGTTATGTCCAAGATAAAGTGTGTAGTGCTGGTCATTGGGTCATGGGTATGTGGAATAATTAACTCATTAGTACACACAATAAGCTTAAGTAGATTGTCCTTCTGTGGACCAAATGCTGTCAGCCATTTCTTCTGTGATATTCCCTCATTGCTAAAGCTGTCATGTTCTGATACCTCCATGAATGAACTGTTGCTGTTAACCTTCTCTGGGGTCATTGCCATGGCCACCTTCTTGATTGTGATCATTTCCTACATGTTCATTGTTGTTGCTATTCTGAGGATCCACTCAGCAGCAGGCAGACAAAAAGCCTTCTCCACCTGTGCCTCTCACCTGACTGCAGTGACCATATTCTATGGTACTCTAAGCTTTAGTTACATTCAACCAAGTTCCCAGTATTCTGTAGAACAGGAGAAGGTGGTGTCTGTTTTCTATACACTGGTGATTCCCATGTTAAACTCCTTGATTTACAGTTTGAGaaacaaagatgtaaaggatGCTGTGAAAAAGGCAacagaaatgaaacattttttctgttga
- the LOC101423377 gene encoding olfactory receptor 8K3-like, protein MEKHNLTVLNEFILTGITDRPELQALFFGLFLVIYMISVVGNLGMIILTKMDSRLQTPMYFFLRHLAFTDLGYSTTVGPKMLVNFVVSENTISYHFCATQLAFFLVFIVSEIFILSAMSYDRYVAICNPLLYSAVMSQRLCQMLVAIPYVYSTFVSLLVTIKIFNLPFCGYNVISHFFCDSLPLLSLLCSNTQEIELIILILAAFDLISSLLIVLVSYLLILAAILRMHSAEGRQKAFSTCGSHMTVVIVFYGTLIFMYVQPESNHSFDTDKVASIFYTLVIPMLNPLIYSLRNKDVKYALYKAWKKLSNICS, encoded by the coding sequence ATGGAAAAACACAATCTAACTGTGCTGAATGAATTCATTCTGACTGGGATCACAGACCGCCCTGAGCTGCAGGCTCTGTTCTTTGGGCTGTTCCTCGTCATCTACATGATCTCAGTGGTGGGCAACTTGGGCATGATCATCCTTACCAAAATGGACTCCAGGCTACAAactcccatgtactttttcctcagaCACCTGGCTTTCACCGATCTTGGTTACTCAACAACTGTGGGACCCAAAATGCTAGTAAATTTTGTTGTGAGTGAAAATACAATCTCCTATCATTTTTGTGCCACACAGCTAGCTTTCTTTCTTGTGTTCATCGTTAGCGAAATTTTTATTCTGTCAGCAATGTCCTACGACCGCTATGTTGCCATCTGTAACCCACTGCTTTACTCAGCCGTCATGTCACAAAGATTATGCCAAATGCTGGTGGCAATCCCGTATGTCTACAGCACATTTGTTTCCCTTCTGGTCACTATAAAGATTTTTAACTTACCCTTCTGTGGCTACAATGTCATCAGTCATTTCTTCTGTGACAGTCTGCCCCTGTTATCTCTGCTCTGCTCAAACACGCAAGAAATTGAATTGATAATTCTCATTTTAGCAGCTTTTGACTTGATTTCATCTCTTTTAATTGTTCTTGTGTCTTACCTTCTCATTCTTGCAGCCATTCTTAGGATGCATTCTGCTGAAGGCAGACAGAAGGCCTTCTCCACCTGTGGATCTCACATGACAGTGGTCATAGTATTCTATGGGACtttaatatttatgtatgtgCAGCCAGAGTCCAATCATTCCTTTGATACCGATAAGGTGGCTTCCATATTTTACACACTGGTTATCCCCATGTTGAATCCCTTGATCTATAGCTTGAGAAACAAAGATGTAAAATATGCCTTATATAAGGCttggaaaaaattaagtaatatatGTTCTTAA